Within Dysosmobacter sp. Marseille-Q4140, the genomic segment GGATGGGGCCGTCCTTGCACACCCGCTTGTACCCGTCCCTGGTGGGCACGGTGCAGCCCATGCAGGCGCCGAAGCCGCAGCCCATCCGGGCCTCGAAGCTGTACTGGCCGCCGGTGAGGCCCGGCAGGCAGTGGACGGCCTTGAGCATGGGCAGGGGGCCGCAGGCAAACACGTAGTTGAGGTCCGGCAGCTTGGAAAGACTGTCGGTGACGAAGCCCTTCGTTCCCATGCTGCCGTCCTCCGTGGCGATCATCAGGCGGCAGCCCAGGGCGGCGAACTCCTCCAGATAGAAGGCGTCCTTCCCGGAGCGGAAGCCCAGCACCACCGTGGGGGTCCGGCCCTGGGCCAGCAGATGCCGGGCCAGACCGTACATGGGGGCGATGCCGATGCCGCCGCCCACCAGCACCGGGTTCTCGCCGCCGAAGGCGGTGTCAAACCCGTTGCCAAGGCCGCTGAGCACGTCCAGCTCCTCCCCCGGCACGCAGCGGACCAGGTCGTGGGTGCCGCCGCCGACCACCTTCACCAGCAGCATCAGGGCATCTTTGTCCCAGTTGCAGATGGAGATGGGCCGGCGCAGGAACTTCCCCGGCAGGGAGATGTTGATGAACTGGCCCGGAGCGGTGATGGCGGAGGTGTCGCCGGAGAGGATCAGCTCGTAGGTGTCCTCCGTCAGCTGCCGGGCGTGTTCCATGGTAAAGAGGGACTGTTTCATGCGAAGGGTTCCTCCTCCCGTTTGAAATCGGTGTAGACCAGCTCCCCGCCGCAGATGGTGGCGGCCACGGCGGCGGCCACGCCCCACCCATCGAAGGGGGTGGCCCGGCCCAGGGAGCGGAAGTCGGCGCTGTTGATGACGTGGGGGCGGTTCAGGTCCAGCACGGTCAGGTCCGCCGCCTCGCCGGGGGCGATGTCGCCGCCGCTCAGGCGGAAGATCCGCCGGGGATTGACGCACAGGGCGTTCAGCAGGGTTTCGATGGGCACCGCGCCGGTGCGCACCAGCTGGGTGTACAGCACCGGGAAGGCGCACTCCAGACCCACGATGCCGTTGAGGCTCCCGGCCAGGCCCCGGGCTTTCTCCTCCGCGCTGTGGGGGGCGTGGTCCGTGGCGATGCAGTCCACGGTGCCGTCCAGGAGGCCCTCCAGCAATGCGTCCCGGTCGGCGGCGGAGCGGATGGGGGGGTTCATGCGGAACCGGCCCTCGTCCAGCAGGTCCTCGTCGCACAGCACCAGGTAGTGGGGGCCGGTCTCGCAGGTGACCGGCAGGCCCTCCGCCTTGGCCTTGCGGATCAGAGCCACGGACTCCTTGGTGGAGATATGGCAGACGTGGTAGCGGCAGCCGGTCTGGCGGACCAGGTTCAGATCCCGCTCCACCTGGCGCCACTCGCTCTCGGAGGCGTTGCCCACCAGACCGTGGGCACGGGCAAAGGCCCCGTCGTGGACGCTCCAGCCCTTTTGGAGCAGGGCTTCGTCCTCGCAGTGGGCCACGATGGGCTTGTCCAGCTGCTTTGCCAGTTCCATGGCCCGGCGCATCATGCTCTCAGATTGGACGCCTTTGCCGTCGTCGGAGAAGCCGGCCACATCCGGGGCCATGGCGGCCATGTCCGCCAGCGTCTGCCCGGCCTCGCCGCAGGTGATGGCGCCGTAGGGGTAGACATGGACCCTGGCATCCCGGCGAATAATGTCCAGCTGAGCATCCAGATGTTCCCGGCTGTCGGGTACGGGTTTTAAATTGGGCATGGCACACACCGCCGTGTAGCCGCCCGCGGCGGCGGCGGAGGTGCCGGAGAAGACCGTCTCCTTATAAGAAAATCCAGGCTCTCGAAGATGGACGTGAACATCGACGAAACCTGGAACGATCATACAATCGGAACATTCAATTACGGAAAAGCCTTCCTTGGGAAGGGAGGGGGAAACGGAAACAATGCGGCCCTGGTCAACGGCCACATCCATCTGGCGAAAAGTGCCGCCGTGGAAAACGGTACCGCCGGTCAGCAGCAAGCTCATGGTGTCTCTCCTTCCTTTTGCGTGTTTGTTCAACATATTATAATATCCAAAGGGCTGCCGCTTGTCAACGGATTTCCCCCCGGCAGAACCGATAAAAAGAAAGGGAAATGCACGTTGATTTTTGGCCCGGAACAGCGCCCCGGCTCAGTGTGCGCCGCATCCGGCGCTCCTATCCCAAGGAGGAGATGGGGATGCCTGGCGGAGGTGTGCGGCGGCCGTTTTCACATGCTGAGCGCCGCCTCTGCCAAGAGGCGGCGCTTTTGGGGCCGTGAAAAAAGAAGTGCTCAGCAGTGGTGGCCGCAGGTATGCCCCTCGCCGTGGCCGCCGCAGCCGTGGTCACCGCAGGCGTGGTCCTCGCCGTGATGGTGGTCGCAGGTGGCGGCCTCGGCGAATTGCAGGGAGCCGTTCAGCAGCTCCGCTACCCGCTGGTCGGCGTCGCCGGAGCAGCCGGCGTACAGCCGGATGCCGGCCTCCGCCAGAGCCATCTGGGCCCCGCCGCCGATGCCGCCGCAGATCAGGCAGTCCACGCCCAGCTGGCTGAGCAGGCCTGCCAGGGCGCCGTGGCCGCTGCCGTTGGTGTCCACCACCTGAGCGGAAACCACGGCACCGTTTTCTACCTCATAGAGCTTGAACTGGGCCGTGTGGCCGAAGTGCTGGAACACGCTGCCGTTTTCATAGGTGACTGCGATTTTCATGTGCGATCTTCCTTTCCGTCTTGGGGGTGGCACCGGCCGCAGCCGCCGCGGCTGCATCCGCCGCTGTGCCGGGGGCAGATGGCGTAGCTGCCGCCCACGATCTGCAGTGGCCGTCCCTCCACCAGAAACGCCGCCAGCTTTCGGCGGGCCTGGGCATAGATCCGCTGGACCGTGGTCCGGGCCACGTCCATCTGGGCGGCGGCCTCCTCCTGATTGAGGCCCAGGTGGTCCATCAGACGCACGGCCTCATATTCCTCCACGGTCAGCAGCAGCGGCTCCTCCCGGGAGGGCTGTTCCGGGGCAAATCGGCAGTGGACCGGCATCTGGCAGACCCGGCGGCATTTGGCGCTGCGGGGCATGGGTGTCCCTCCTTGTTTTGAACATATGCCCATTATAAAACGTTTTGGACATATGTCAAGTATAATCCGCAAAAAATGTGCGCCCCCTTCCGGGGGCGCACAATGGGAGTTTTGTTACTTCTGCAGGCCGTCCACCCATTGGCCGTACTTGTCCAGATTGGCCTGGGCGTCGGCGGCGTCCTTGCCCTGGGTCAGGATGTAGACCTTGATCTTGGGCTCCGTGCCGGAGGGACGGACGATGACGGAGGTGCCGTCGGCCATCTCAAAGCGCAGCACGTTGGACCCCGAGAGCTCCATGGTGCTCTTTGCGCCGGTGGCGCAGTCCACCACGGACCCGTCGGCGTAGTCCTTGAAGGTCACGGCCTTCACACCGGAGATCTCGGCGGGCGGGTTCTCCCGCAGGGACTTCATCAGGTTGGCCATGTCTTTGAGACCGTCCAGGCCGGGCATGACCAGATTGTAGGTCTTTTCGGCGAAGTAGCCGTACTTTTTGTACAGGGCCTGGATGGCGTCGTACAGGGTCATGCCCTGGGCGGCGTACCAGGCGGCCATCTCGCTGAGCTCCACGGAGGCGGAGACGGCGTCCTTGTCCCGGACGTAGTCGCCCAGCATGTAGCCGTAGCTCTCCTCGTAGGCGAAGATGACCTTGCCCTCGCCGGCGGCCTCCAGCTTGTCCTTCTTCTCCGCCAGGAACTTGAAGCCGGTGAAGGTGTCGTAGCACTGGAGGCCGTTTTCCTCGGCCACCTTCCGGGCCATCTCGGTGGTGACGATGGTCTTGAGGGCCACGGGGTTTTCCGGCATCTTGCCGGTGCGGCGCTTGGCGCCGATCAGATAGTCCAGCAGCAGCACGCCGGTCTGGTTGCCGGAGATGACCTTGAACTCGCCGTCGCCGGTCTTGACCATGATGCCCACCCGGTCGGCGTCGGGGTCGGAGCCCAGGATGAAGTCGGCGTTGTTGGCCTTGGCCAGCTCCACGGCCAGATAGAAGCCCTCGGGGTTCTCCGGGTTGGGGGAGACCACGGTGGGGAAGTTGCCGTCGACGACCATTTGCTCCGGCACGCAGATCACGTGCTTGAGCCCCAGGCGCTTGAGAGCCTCGGGGATCAGCTGGTAGCCAGTGCCGTGGAAGGGGGTGTAGACCATCTTGAAGGTGTCGGCCACCTGCTCCACCACGGCCTTGTCATTGACCTGGGCCATGACGTTGGAGAGGAACTTCTCGTCGGTCTCTTTGCCCATGAGGGTGATGAGGCCCTCGGACACGGCCAGATCGTAGTCCACCAGCTTCACGCAGTCGAACACGTCCAGCTCCCGCATTTTTTTCGCCACCTCGTCGGCGTGCTTGGGGGGCAGCTGGGCGCCGTCCTGCCAGTAGACCTTGTAGCCGTTGTACTCCTTGGGATTGTGGCTGGCGGTGACGTTGATGCCGGCGATGCAGCCGTATTCCCGGACAGCAAAGCTCAGCTCCGGAGTGGGGCGCAGGGCCTCGAACAGCCGAACGGGGATGCCGTTGGCGGCCATGACGCAGGCGGCCTCCCGGGCGAAGCGGTCGGAGTTGTTGCGGCAGTCGAAGCACACGGCCACGCCCCGCTGCACCGCCTCGGGGCCCTCCTCCAGGATGACCTGGGCGAAGGCCTGGGTGGCGTGGCGGATCACGTGGATGTTCATGCGGTTGAGGCCCACGCCCATGGTGCCACGGAGACCTGCGGTGCCGAAGGCCAGCTGGTCGTAGAACCGGGACTCGATCTCCTTCGCGTCGCCGCGGATGGCCTCCAGCTCCTCGTGCTCCTCGGGACTCAGGACGGGGCTGGCAAGCCACTTCTCATATTCCTTCATGAAATCCATACACGTTTCCTCCTGCTATAAAAATGTACTGAATAATCTCAATCAAACCGGGGGGCGGTTCACCGGCTCCAGTCTGGGGAGAAGCCGCAGACGGGGCACTCATACATGCGCCAGACAAAGGGGCCCAGATTCCTGTCTTCCCCCAGAGAGCCTCTGATGGTGCGGTTTCCGCAGCAGGGACAGCGGTGATAGGTTAGGGCACTGACCAAGCCAAAGGCGACGAACAAAGCGCCCCCGGCCGTCAGATACGGGTATCCCCGGTCAAAATCCTGCCGCCCCAGGAAAGCTGCAATGACCATCAGCAGGATCGCCGCCAGACCGATGACGTCCGTCAGATTGGCTCTGCGGCGGAACCGCCGGGCCAGGCGGGTCTTTTCCTCGACCGTCAGGTTGGGCCGGGGCGTGAAGGGGGCGTTTGGCTGCATGGCGTTTCCCTCGCTTTCCAAGACAGATGGGCAAAGCCCGGCCGTCAGGGGGCGGGCGCATCTTCCTCCGGGGCCGGCTCCAGCAGCTGCCGGGCCTCGTCCAGCCGGGAGACGGGGACGTACAGGTCCACTCCCGAGTGGGCGGTGCCCAGATAGAGCCGGACCGCGGCGCCGCCCCAGGGGTATTGCCGCAGCACTGGGATGCCGCAGGCCTCCAGGCGCGACGCGGTCATCTCCGCCCACAATCCGCCGTCCTCCCGGAGATTGACTAGGAAGGCCGGCTCCTCCGGATCACCGTACGCGTCCTTCGGCCAGCGGCGCAGCAGCTCCTCGTGGGACAGGGCTCCGCTC encodes:
- a CDS encoding dihydroorotate dehydrogenase electron transfer subunit, which encodes MKQSLFTMEHARQLTEDTYELILSGDTSAITAPGQFINISLPGKFLRRPISICNWDKDALMLLVKVVGGGTHDLVRCVPGEELDVLSGLGNGFDTAFGGENPVLVGGGIGIAPMYGLARHLLAQGRTPTVVLGFRSGKDAFYLEEFAALGCRLMIATEDGSMGTKGFVTDSLSKLPDLNYVFACGPLPMLKAVHCLPGLTGGQYSFEARMGCGFGACMGCTVPTRDGYKRVCKDGPILYQEEIVW
- a CDS encoding dihydroorotase, with translation MSLLLTGGTVFHGGTFRQMDVAVDQGRIVSVSPSLPKEGFSVIECSDCMIVPGFVDVHVHLREPGFSYKETVFSGTSAAAAGGYTAVCAMPNLKPVPDSREHLDAQLDIIRRDARVHVYPYGAITCGEAGQTLADMAAMAPDVAGFSDDGKGVQSESMMRRAMELAKQLDKPIVAHCEDEALLQKGWSVHDGAFARAHGLVGNASESEWRQVERDLNLVRQTGCRYHVCHISTKESVALIRKAKAEGLPVTCETGPHYLVLCDEDLLDEGRFRMNPPIRSAADRDALLEGLLDGTVDCIATDHAPHSAEEKARGLAGSLNGIVGLECAFPVLYTQLVRTGAVPIETLLNALCVNPRRIFRLSGGDIAPGEAADLTVLDLNRPHVINSADFRSLGRATPFDGWGVAAAVAATICGGELVYTDFKREEEPFA
- a CDS encoding NifB/NifX family molybdenum-iron cluster-binding protein; protein product: MKIAVTYENGSVFQHFGHTAQFKLYEVENGAVVSAQVVDTNGSGHGALAGLLSQLGVDCLICGGIGGGAQMALAEAGIRLYAGCSGDADQRVAELLNGSLQFAEAATCDHHHGEDHACGDHGCGGHGEGHTCGHHC
- a CDS encoding DUF134 domain-containing protein; amino-acid sequence: MPRSAKCRRVCQMPVHCRFAPEQPSREEPLLLTVEEYEAVRLMDHLGLNQEEAAAQMDVARTTVQRIYAQARRKLAAFLVEGRPLQIVGGSYAICPRHSGGCSRGGCGRCHPQDGKEDRT
- a CDS encoding phospho-sugar mutase — its product is MDFMKEYEKWLASPVLSPEEHEELEAIRGDAKEIESRFYDQLAFGTAGLRGTMGVGLNRMNIHVIRHATQAFAQVILEEGPEAVQRGVAVCFDCRNNSDRFAREAACVMAANGIPVRLFEALRPTPELSFAVREYGCIAGINVTASHNPKEYNGYKVYWQDGAQLPPKHADEVAKKMRELDVFDCVKLVDYDLAVSEGLITLMGKETDEKFLSNVMAQVNDKAVVEQVADTFKMVYTPFHGTGYQLIPEALKRLGLKHVICVPEQMVVDGNFPTVVSPNPENPEGFYLAVELAKANNADFILGSDPDADRVGIMVKTGDGEFKVISGNQTGVLLLDYLIGAKRRTGKMPENPVALKTIVTTEMARKVAEENGLQCYDTFTGFKFLAEKKDKLEAAGEGKVIFAYEESYGYMLGDYVRDKDAVSASVELSEMAAWYAAQGMTLYDAIQALYKKYGYFAEKTYNLVMPGLDGLKDMANLMKSLRENPPAEISGVKAVTFKDYADGSVVDCATGAKSTMELSGSNVLRFEMADGTSVIVRPSGTEPKIKVYILTQGKDAADAQANLDKYGQWVDGLQK